A genomic window from Streptomyces sp. NBC_00234 includes:
- a CDS encoding rhomboid-like protein, whose product MRQSSMPRKSPAARALTAIRRWITGAPGTYIWLTLLLVTVVVRRLSPEFEQEFLVQRSASVHALTQEPFRVLVSGALRIDDGDWLLYAVLFTVFHATVEHWLGTLRWLAVAATAQFLAPFVGAAVLTWAVHHGHAPQYAEDTLDMGAGYALAGVAAVLTYRIPHPWRALYAFAVLVVHGIPLISGRTFGDLTHFTAVLIGFGCYPLTRGLPRGKTERAAAQ is encoded by the coding sequence GTGCGTCAATCGTCTATGCCCCGAAAAAGTCCGGCCGCGCGTGCCCTCACCGCGATCCGCCGCTGGATCACCGGCGCTCCGGGCACGTACATCTGGCTGACCCTCCTCCTCGTCACCGTCGTCGTCCGGCGGCTGTCCCCGGAGTTCGAGCAGGAGTTCCTGGTCCAGCGCTCGGCGAGTGTCCACGCGCTCACGCAGGAGCCGTTCCGTGTCCTCGTCTCCGGGGCCCTGCGGATCGACGACGGCGACTGGCTCCTGTACGCCGTCCTGTTCACCGTCTTCCACGCCACCGTCGAGCACTGGCTCGGCACCCTGCGCTGGCTCGCCGTCGCCGCAACGGCCCAGTTCCTCGCCCCGTTCGTCGGCGCGGCCGTCCTCACCTGGGCCGTCCATCACGGCCACGCACCGCAGTACGCGGAGGACACCCTCGACATGGGGGCCGGCTACGCGCTCGCGGGGGTCGCCGCCGTCCTCACGTACCGCATCCCCCACCCCTGGCGGGCCCTGTACGCCTTCGCCGTGCTCGTCGTCCACGGCATCCCGCTGATCAGCGGCCGGACCTTCGGCGACCTGACCCACTTCACGGCCGTACTGATCGGCTTCGGCTGCTACCCCCTGACGCGAGGTCTCCCCCGGGGCAAGACGGAACGGGCCGCCGCGCAGTAA
- a CDS encoding zinc-binding dehydrogenase: protein MHAIRLHAFGPAENLTYERTEDPVPAPGQVRIAVAAAGVHLLDTALREGMTGPYPAPAELPTIPGREVAGTVESLGEGTDPAWLGKRVVAHIGMAPGGYAELTVVDADKLHEIPAGLDEGEAVAMIGTGRTAMGILQFTELGPDSVAIVPAAAGGIGTLLVQYAKNAGATVVGLAGGPAKVAAVRANGADLAVDYTLPDWPRQVREHLDELGRGATVVYDSVGGVTARAAVGLLAKGGQHVVFGWSGEGLHDGRALTFTPEELAERGITSEGVLGPVMMQRAGGLRALEDRALAEAASGRLRPAVQRYPLAEAAAAHRALESRGTMGKVVLVP, encoded by the coding sequence ATGCACGCCATCCGCCTCCACGCCTTCGGCCCGGCCGAGAACCTCACGTACGAGCGGACGGAGGACCCCGTCCCCGCCCCGGGCCAGGTCCGGATCGCGGTCGCCGCGGCGGGTGTGCACCTCCTCGACACCGCGCTGCGCGAGGGCATGACCGGCCCGTACCCGGCCCCCGCCGAGCTGCCGACGATCCCCGGCCGCGAAGTCGCCGGAACCGTCGAGTCGCTCGGCGAGGGAACCGACCCCGCCTGGCTGGGCAAGCGCGTCGTCGCCCACATCGGCATGGCGCCCGGCGGCTACGCCGAACTGACCGTCGTCGACGCCGACAAGCTCCACGAGATCCCGGCCGGGCTCGACGAGGGCGAAGCGGTCGCGATGATCGGCACCGGACGCACCGCGATGGGCATCCTGCAGTTCACCGAACTCGGCCCCGATTCCGTGGCGATCGTCCCGGCCGCCGCCGGAGGCATCGGCACCCTGCTCGTGCAGTACGCCAAGAACGCCGGGGCCACCGTCGTCGGCCTGGCGGGCGGCCCCGCCAAGGTCGCCGCCGTCCGGGCGAACGGCGCCGACCTCGCGGTCGACTACACCCTTCCCGACTGGCCCCGCCAGGTCCGCGAGCACCTCGACGAGCTGGGCCGCGGCGCCACGGTCGTCTACGACTCCGTGGGCGGAGTCACCGCACGCGCCGCCGTCGGCCTCCTCGCCAAGGGCGGACAGCACGTCGTCTTCGGCTGGTCGGGCGAAGGACTCCACGACGGCCGGGCGCTCACCTTCACCCCCGAGGAGCTCGCCGAGCGGGGCATCACCTCAGAGGGCGTGCTCGGCCCCGTCATGATGCAGCGGGCCGGTGGCCTGCGCGCCCTGGAGGACCGTGCCCTCGCGGAGGCCGCATCGGGCCGGCTCCGCCCCGCGGTCCAGCGCTACCCGCTCGCGGAGGCCGCCGCCGCCCACCGTGCCCTGGAGAGCCGCGGCACGATGGGCAAGGTCGTCCTCGTCCCCTAG
- a CDS encoding DUF1990 family protein, whose amino-acid sequence MPPDSPAGRRQDRGGPATGSLTYAPAGATCPGEAVWTAEVAGHRRYEGSVVVGCGDEDWRAASEAVLRWGIKRRSGFRVTPVGGAGERVAEGGEYRITAAWGPLAVHEPVLVVAVVDTPDRCGFAYGTLPGHPVSGEEAFVVSRSPDGRVTLTLRSLTSRAPRGGWRHVFPVLLVAQRVYRRRYRRALRAAGAGRR is encoded by the coding sequence ATGCCCCCGGACAGCCCGGCAGGCCGCCGCCAGGACCGGGGTGGTCCCGCGACCGGTTCGCTCACCTACGCCCCGGCGGGTGCGACGTGTCCCGGTGAGGCGGTGTGGACGGCGGAGGTCGCCGGCCACCGCCGGTACGAGGGGTCCGTCGTCGTCGGGTGCGGTGACGAGGACTGGCGTGCGGCGTCCGAGGCCGTTCTGCGCTGGGGGATCAAGCGGCGCAGCGGCTTCCGTGTCACCCCGGTGGGGGGCGCCGGTGAGCGGGTCGCCGAGGGGGGCGAGTACCGGATCACGGCGGCGTGGGGCCCGCTGGCCGTTCACGAGCCGGTCCTGGTCGTCGCCGTCGTCGACACCCCCGACCGGTGCGGCTTCGCCTACGGGACGCTGCCCGGCCACCCGGTCTCCGGCGAGGAGGCATTCGTCGTGAGCCGGAGTCCGGACGGCCGGGTCACGCTGACCCTGCGCTCCCTGACGAGCCGGGCCCCGCGCGGTGGGTGGCGGCACGTGTTTCCCGTGCTGCTGGTCGCCCAGCGTGTGTACCGCCGCCGCTACCGGCGGGCCCTCCGGGCCGCCGGAGCGGGGCGGCGCTGA
- a CDS encoding DoxX family protein produces MSVDTRTPRFDEQPALSMTKVDCDPAQVIVNHASFRVQLAPGQRARLLGGAAADAARIPAMSGAAGRRRRAPVVWSGRSEPGDPGAGGLLQAVRNSTAGRLEGGLGAELSEGHAAGGTQVIPRIEETQPNPVLVAPHQPVRGGGGPLLPPMRQAVGAYDPVETGPDDGFDEEYDSGTAQERRHGNDPVRHAYYPGRRMNLGVVLLPMRVFLGFITIYAGMGKLCDPVYFDGGDRGSMVKWLTSLHPWALAEPLRDFALSHPVGAGLTVAFLQVVVGVLTVFGLWQRVAASVGALLSAALLVTVSWRTVAVYDAPDIIYLAAWSPLIIAGAPVYSVDGRLAGEAWRKLGPRSSIWDLRGRVLRRGTVVATVVVGLTLLVGSLLGGAVRSTEVVTVPGPHDYPTNQLPGSPLPQESAGKRQASRTPEERRPAPSSSSASTTPSAAQSTPGAGTVRESGQAAGTGQPSQTQGTTQQQAPPQATTPQEAPPTTSAGPTSSGSTGTGDSTGGTDGGGSTGGGGRNPIGGLLG; encoded by the coding sequence ATGAGTGTGGACACCAGAACGCCTCGGTTCGACGAACAACCCGCCCTGAGCATGACCAAGGTGGACTGCGACCCCGCGCAGGTCATCGTCAACCACGCCAGTTTCCGGGTGCAGCTCGCCCCGGGCCAGCGTGCACGGCTGCTCGGTGGCGCCGCCGCGGACGCGGCCCGGATCCCCGCCATGAGCGGTGCCGCGGGCCGTCGCAGAAGGGCGCCCGTCGTCTGGAGCGGCAGGTCCGAGCCGGGCGATCCCGGAGCGGGCGGACTGCTTCAGGCCGTACGGAACTCCACCGCGGGCCGGCTCGAGGGCGGGCTCGGCGCCGAGCTCTCCGAGGGGCACGCGGCGGGCGGTACGCAGGTCATCCCGCGTATCGAGGAGACGCAGCCCAACCCCGTACTCGTCGCTCCCCACCAGCCCGTACGCGGTGGCGGTGGGCCCCTGTTGCCTCCGATGCGGCAGGCGGTCGGCGCGTACGACCCGGTCGAGACCGGACCGGACGACGGGTTCGACGAGGAGTACGACAGCGGGACCGCCCAGGAGCGGCGGCACGGCAACGACCCCGTCCGGCACGCCTATTACCCGGGCCGCCGGATGAACCTCGGGGTCGTCCTGCTCCCGATGCGTGTCTTCCTCGGCTTCATCACCATCTACGCGGGCATGGGCAAGCTCTGCGACCCCGTCTACTTCGACGGCGGCGACCGGGGCTCCATGGTCAAGTGGCTGACCTCGCTGCACCCCTGGGCCCTCGCCGAACCGCTCCGCGACTTCGCCCTCTCCCACCCCGTGGGCGCCGGACTCACGGTCGCCTTCCTCCAGGTCGTCGTCGGAGTCCTGACCGTGTTCGGCCTCTGGCAGCGTGTCGCCGCCTCGGTCGGGGCGCTGCTCTCCGCGGCTCTCCTGGTCACGGTCAGCTGGCGCACCGTCGCCGTGTACGACGCGCCCGACATCATCTATCTGGCCGCCTGGAGCCCGCTGATCATCGCGGGCGCGCCGGTCTACTCCGTCGACGGACGTCTCGCCGGAGAGGCGTGGCGCAAGCTCGGCCCGCGTTCCTCGATCTGGGACCTGCGCGGGCGGGTCCTGCGCCGCGGCACCGTCGTCGCCACGGTCGTCGTGGGCCTGACCCTGCTGGTCGGTTCCCTGCTGGGCGGCGCGGTCCGCTCCACCGAGGTCGTGACCGTCCCGGGTCCGCACGACTACCCGACGAACCAGCTCCCCGGTTCCCCGCTCCCGCAGGAGTCCGCCGGCAAGCGCCAGGCGTCGCGGACCCCGGAGGAGCGCCGGCCGGCGCCGTCGAGTTCCAGTGCCTCCACGACGCCTTCCGCCGCGCAGTCCACGCCGGGTGCGGGCACGGTCCGCGAGTCCGGACAGGCCGCCGGTACGGGGCAGCCCAGCCAGACGCAGGGCACCACCCAGCAGCAGGCGCCCCCGCAGGCGACCACCCCGCAGGAGGCGCCTCCGACGACCAGCGCGGGACCGACGTCCTCCGGCTCCACCGGCACCGGGGACTCCACCGGCGGAACGGACGGCGGCGGCAGCACCGGCGGCGGCGGACGGAATCCGATCGGTGGTCTGCTCGGCTGA
- a CDS encoding NAD(P)-binding protein, translated as MQRIHVVGGGFAGLTAAVTAAESGALVTLHEAHHTLGGRARTAEGPYLTNEGPHALYCRGPHWTWLEQRGLLGPIASVPLLEGARFHFRRDGVRRRTPPAAMLKLSRRSPRQAPVGRDFLGWATEQVGEEGARAAAHYMAVALFHHDPGSLSAAFVQERLRRATALPPEARYPVGGWAQVIDRMAAHAWNLGVRIETTERIGAGSLAALAQQGPVIVATSLDAARTLLDDPTLAWESGRTALIDLAVRTRRGDAFVVSDLDAPGWIERFTAQDRTLAPAGEQLIQGQVPIAPGTPRADGVARAEQLLDLGFPGWRERTTWRREALATGRTGAVDLPGSTWRDRPAIDRGDGIFLAGDQVAAPGLLSEVSFNSGIEAAVLALKGVERRSGRGLDHRRA; from the coding sequence ATGCAGCGCATCCACGTCGTCGGCGGAGGGTTCGCCGGTCTCACCGCGGCCGTCACCGCCGCGGAATCCGGCGCCCTCGTCACCCTCCACGAGGCCCACCACACCCTCGGCGGGCGGGCCAGGACGGCCGAAGGCCCGTACCTCACCAACGAAGGACCGCACGCGCTGTACTGCCGCGGCCCCCACTGGACCTGGCTCGAACAGCGCGGACTCCTCGGCCCGATCGCCTCCGTACCGCTCCTCGAAGGGGCCCGCTTCCACTTCCGCCGCGACGGCGTCCGCCGCAGGACCCCGCCCGCGGCCATGCTGAAACTGAGCCGCCGCAGTCCCCGGCAGGCCCCCGTCGGCCGCGACTTCCTCGGCTGGGCCACGGAGCAGGTCGGCGAGGAGGGCGCCCGCGCCGCCGCGCACTACATGGCGGTGGCGCTCTTCCACCACGACCCCGGTTCGCTCTCCGCCGCGTTCGTCCAGGAGCGGCTGCGCCGGGCCACCGCGCTGCCGCCCGAGGCGCGCTACCCGGTCGGCGGGTGGGCGCAGGTCATCGACCGGATGGCGGCCCACGCCTGGAACCTGGGCGTACGGATCGAGACCACCGAGCGCATCGGCGCCGGCTCCCTCGCCGCCCTGGCGCAGCAGGGCCCGGTGATCGTCGCGACCTCCCTCGACGCCGCCCGCACCCTGCTGGACGACCCCACGCTGGCCTGGGAGAGCGGGCGTACCGCCCTGATCGACCTGGCGGTACGGACCCGGCGGGGCGACGCGTTCGTCGTCTCCGACCTCGACGCCCCCGGCTGGATCGAACGCTTCACCGCCCAGGACCGCACCCTCGCCCCGGCCGGCGAACAGCTGATCCAGGGCCAGGTCCCGATCGCACCCGGCACTCCCCGGGCGGACGGCGTCGCCCGCGCCGAGCAGCTCCTCGACCTGGGCTTCCCCGGCTGGCGCGAGCGGACCACCTGGCGCCGCGAGGCGCTCGCCACCGGCCGGACGGGCGCCGTCGATCTGCCCGGCTCGACCTGGCGGGACCGGCCCGCCATCGACCGGGGCGACGGGATCTTCCTGGCGGGCGACCAGGTCGCCGCCCCCGGGCTGCTCAGCGAGGTGTCGTTCAACAGCGGGATCGAGGCCGCCGTGCTCGCGCTGAAGGGAGTGGAACGGCGCTCGGGAAGGGGACTCGACCACAGGAGGGCTTGA
- a CDS encoding pentapeptide repeat-containing protein: MAGSTGRGSRDSRGTGRKDTVAAARRAEVRLPPLVAYDGEELEPDGDYDGVHFEGVDLADQSGPGARFMDCSLDGCALDRTELTRARFIDSVLTGVRGVGTDLAGASLRDVEVVDARLGGVQLHGAVLERVLVRGGKIDYLNLRKARLKDVVFEGCVLSEPDFGGAHLVRVEFRDCVLKRADFSAVRMESVDLRTVAELDIARGVEQLAGAVISPSQLMELAPAFAAQIGVRVEA; encoded by the coding sequence ATGGCAGGAAGCACCGGCAGAGGCAGCAGGGACAGCAGGGGCACGGGCAGGAAGGACACCGTCGCGGCGGCGCGGCGGGCGGAGGTCAGGCTGCCGCCGCTCGTCGCGTACGACGGGGAGGAGCTGGAGCCCGACGGGGACTACGACGGCGTGCACTTCGAGGGGGTGGACCTGGCCGACCAGTCGGGTCCGGGCGCCCGCTTCATGGACTGTTCGCTGGACGGCTGCGCCCTGGACCGTACGGAGCTGACCAGAGCCCGGTTCATCGACTCGGTCCTGACGGGCGTACGGGGCGTGGGCACCGATCTCGCGGGGGCGTCGCTGCGCGACGTGGAGGTCGTGGACGCGCGGCTGGGCGGGGTGCAGCTGCACGGCGCGGTGCTGGAGCGGGTCCTGGTGCGCGGCGGGAAGATCGACTATCTGAATCTGCGGAAGGCGCGGCTCAAGGACGTGGTGTTCGAGGGCTGTGTGCTGTCCGAGCCGGACTTCGGGGGTGCGCACCTGGTGCGGGTGGAGTTCCGGGACTGCGTGCTGAAGCGGGCCGACTTCAGTGCCGTGCGGATGGAGTCGGTGGATCTGCGGACGGTCGCCGAGCTGGACATCGCGCGGGGCGTGGAGCAGCTGGCGGGTGCGGTGATCAGCCCGTCGCAGCTGATGGAGCTGGCCCCGGCGTTCGCGGCCCAGATCGGGGTGCGGGTGGAGGCGTGA
- a CDS encoding NAD(P)/FAD-dependent oxidoreductase, whose amino-acid sequence MSTVSTVNGGISFWYAREGTPAPREPLPGDATADVCIVGGGYTGLWTAYYLKKAVPFLNITILEAKFCGYGASGRNGGWLYNGIAGRDRYAKLHGHDAAVRLQQAMNDTVDEVVRVAAEENIDADIHRGGVLEVAYTPAQLARLKDFHSVEIAFGETGRVLRGARETAERIRVTGAVGSSWSPHGARLHPVKLVKGLADAVEALGVTIHESTPVTEIKPKHAITPYGTVRAPYVLRCTEGFTAGLKGQRRTWLPMNSSMIATEPLPKSVWDTIGWEGRETLGDMAHAYMYAQRTADDRIALGGRGVPYRFGSAVDNDGRTQPATIEALRDLLVRFFPTTAGARIDHAWSGVLGVPRDWCATVTLDRSTGLGWAGGYVGSGVATTNLAARTLRDLIQQDSGQAGPTDLTSLPWVNHKVRRWEPEPFRWLGVHGMYAAYRAADRRETTSPRPGTDPIAKVADRIAGRH is encoded by the coding sequence ATGAGCACCGTCAGTACCGTCAACGGCGGCATATCGTTCTGGTACGCGCGGGAGGGCACCCCCGCCCCCCGCGAACCTCTGCCGGGCGACGCGACCGCCGACGTCTGCATCGTCGGCGGCGGATACACCGGGCTGTGGACGGCGTACTACCTCAAGAAGGCAGTCCCCTTCCTCAACATCACCATCCTGGAAGCGAAGTTCTGCGGTTACGGCGCCTCCGGGCGCAACGGCGGCTGGCTCTACAACGGCATCGCGGGCCGCGACCGCTACGCGAAGCTCCACGGCCACGACGCGGCGGTCCGCCTCCAGCAGGCGATGAACGACACCGTCGACGAAGTCGTCCGGGTCGCCGCCGAGGAGAACATCGACGCCGACATCCACCGGGGCGGCGTCCTCGAAGTCGCGTACACACCCGCCCAGCTCGCACGCCTCAAGGACTTCCACTCCGTGGAGATCGCCTTCGGCGAGACCGGCCGCGTCCTGCGCGGCGCCCGCGAGACCGCCGAACGGATCAGGGTCACCGGAGCGGTCGGCTCCAGCTGGTCCCCGCACGGCGCCCGCCTGCACCCGGTGAAGCTGGTCAAGGGCCTCGCCGACGCCGTGGAGGCCCTCGGCGTGACGATCCACGAGTCGACCCCGGTCACGGAGATCAAGCCCAAGCACGCCATCACCCCGTACGGCACGGTCCGCGCCCCCTACGTCCTGCGCTGCACCGAGGGCTTCACCGCCGGCCTCAAGGGCCAGCGGCGCACCTGGCTCCCGATGAACTCCTCCATGATCGCCACCGAGCCGCTCCCCAAGTCGGTCTGGGACACCATCGGCTGGGAAGGCCGCGAGACCCTCGGCGACATGGCCCACGCCTACATGTACGCCCAGCGCACCGCCGACGACCGCATCGCCCTGGGCGGCCGGGGCGTCCCGTACCGCTTCGGCTCCGCCGTCGACAACGACGGCCGCACCCAGCCCGCCACGATCGAGGCGCTGCGCGATCTCCTCGTCCGCTTCTTCCCCACCACCGCGGGTGCCCGCATCGACCACGCCTGGTCCGGCGTCCTCGGCGTCCCCCGCGACTGGTGCGCCACCGTCACCCTGGACCGCTCCACCGGCCTGGGCTGGGCGGGCGGCTACGTCGGCTCGGGCGTCGCCACGACCAACCTCGCGGCCCGCACCCTGCGCGACCTGATCCAGCAGGACTCCGGCCAGGCGGGTCCCACCGACCTGACCTCCCTCCCCTGGGTCAACCACAAGGTCCGCCGCTGGGAGCCGGAACCCTTCCGCTGGCTGGGCGTCCACGGCATGTACGCCGCCTACCGCGCGGCGGACCGCCGCGAGACGACGTCCCCGCGCCCCGGCACCGACCCGATCGCGAAGGTGGCGGACCGCATCGCCGGCCGGCACTGA
- a CDS encoding nucleotidyltransferase family protein, producing MHTYPTQAVILAGGQGTRLRPYTDDRPKPMVEIPGTGTPIIGHQLSWLAAEGVTDAVVSCGHLAEVLQDWLASADLPLNVTTVVETEPLGRGGGLKYAAARLPDPGQPWYASNGDIWTRFSLREMAAFHAERDATATLALARPRIPWGAVETDAFGHITDFIESPPSPYLINAGVYVFSPTFTTLLPERGDHERTTFPGLARERRLAGYPLPHGAYWRAIDTAKDLTEAAKELGAHTGR from the coding sequence ATGCATACGTATCCGACACAGGCCGTGATCCTGGCAGGTGGCCAGGGCACGCGACTGCGCCCGTACACCGATGACCGCCCCAAGCCGATGGTCGAGATCCCGGGAACCGGGACCCCGATCATCGGCCATCAGCTTTCCTGGCTGGCCGCCGAGGGCGTCACGGACGCCGTGGTCTCGTGCGGCCACCTCGCCGAGGTCCTCCAGGACTGGCTCGCCTCGGCCGATCTCCCGCTGAACGTGACGACCGTGGTGGAGACCGAGCCGCTGGGACGCGGCGGTGGCCTCAAGTACGCCGCCGCCCGGCTGCCCGACCCGGGTCAGCCCTGGTACGCCTCCAACGGCGACATCTGGACGCGCTTCTCCCTGCGCGAGATGGCCGCATTCCACGCCGAACGCGACGCCACCGCCACCCTGGCCCTCGCCCGCCCACGGATTCCCTGGGGCGCGGTCGAGACGGACGCCTTCGGCCACATCACCGACTTCATCGAGTCGCCGCCCTCGCCGTATCTGATCAACGCGGGCGTGTACGTCTTCTCCCCCACGTTCACCACGCTGCTGCCCGAGCGGGGCGACCACGAGCGGACGACCTTCCCCGGACTGGCCCGGGAGCGTCGCCTCGCCGGCTATCCGCTGCCGCACGGGGCCTACTGGCGGGCGATCGACACCGCCAAGGACCTCACCGAGGCGGCGAAGGAACTCGGCGCCCACACGGGCCGGTAG
- a CDS encoding GNAT family N-acetyltransferase, translating to MIRIATPDDVPAIHAMVRELAEYEKALDEANATEEQLREALFGERPAAYAHIAVSDEDGEVVGFALWFLNFSTWRGVHGIYLEDLYVRPERRGGGHGKALLTELARICTERGYGRLEWAVLNWNAPSIAFYESLGARPQDEWTVYRLTDDALAELGGK from the coding sequence ATGATTCGTATCGCTACTCCCGATGATGTCCCCGCCATCCACGCCATGGTCCGTGAGCTGGCCGAGTACGAGAAGGCCCTCGACGAGGCCAACGCCACCGAGGAGCAGCTGCGCGAGGCGCTCTTCGGCGAGCGGCCCGCCGCGTACGCGCACATCGCCGTCTCCGACGAGGACGGTGAAGTCGTCGGCTTCGCGCTGTGGTTCCTCAACTTCTCGACCTGGCGCGGGGTGCACGGCATCTACCTGGAGGACCTGTACGTGCGCCCGGAGCGGCGCGGCGGCGGCCACGGGAAGGCGCTGCTCACGGAGTTGGCGCGCATCTGCACGGAGCGGGGCTACGGCCGCCTGGAGTGGGCGGTCCTGAACTGGAACGCGCCGTCCATCGCCTTCTACGAGTCCCTGGGCGCCCGGCCGCAGGACGAGTGGACGGTGTACCGGCTGACGGACGACGCGCTGGCGGAGCTCGGCGGGAAGTGA
- a CDS encoding ABC transporter ATP-binding protein, with amino-acid sequence MASVTFDKASRVYPGSTKPAVDQLEIDIADGEFLVLVGPSGCGKSTSLRMLAGLEDVNGGAIRIGDRDVTHLPPKDRDIAMVFQNYALYPHMSVADNMGFALKIAGVNKTEIRAKVEEAAKMLDLTEYLDRKPKALSGGQRQRVAMGRAIVREPQVFLMDEPLSNLDAKLRVSTRTQIASLQRRLGITTVYVTHDQVEALTMGDRVAVLKDGLLQQVDSPRNMYDRPANLFVAGFIGSPAMNLVEVPITDGGVKFGNSVVPVSREALTAAADRGDTTVTVGIRPEHFDIVEHGGAAAKALTKDSSDAPAGLAVSVNVVEELGADGFVYGSSRVGGADKELVVRVGGRAVPEKGTELHVVPRPDELHVFATSTGERLTD; translated from the coding sequence ATGGCCAGTGTCACGTTCGACAAGGCGTCCCGTGTCTACCCCGGCTCCACGAAGCCGGCGGTCGACCAGCTCGAGATCGACATAGCGGACGGCGAGTTCCTCGTCCTCGTCGGTCCCTCCGGTTGTGGCAAGTCGACCTCCCTGCGCATGCTCGCGGGTCTTGAGGACGTCAACGGCGGCGCGATCCGCATCGGTGACCGCGACGTGACGCACCTGCCCCCGAAGGACCGGGACATCGCCATGGTGTTCCAGAACTACGCGCTCTACCCGCACATGTCCGTCGCGGACAACATGGGCTTCGCCCTGAAGATCGCCGGCGTGAACAAGACCGAGATCCGGGCGAAGGTCGAAGAGGCCGCCAAGATGCTCGACCTCACCGAGTACCTCGACCGCAAGCCGAAGGCGCTCTCCGGTGGTCAGCGCCAGCGTGTGGCGATGGGCCGCGCCATCGTGCGTGAGCCGCAGGTCTTCCTCATGGACGAGCCGCTGTCGAACCTCGACGCCAAGCTCCGTGTCTCGACGCGTACGCAGATCGCGTCCCTCCAGCGCCGCCTGGGCATCACCACGGTCTACGTCACCCACGACCAGGTCGAGGCCCTCACCATGGGCGACCGCGTCGCGGTCCTCAAGGACGGTCTGCTCCAGCAGGTCGACTCGCCGCGCAACATGTACGACCGCCCGGCGAACCTCTTCGTGGCCGGCTTCATCGGCTCCCCCGCCATGAACCTGGTCGAGGTCCCGATCACCGACGGTGGCGTGAAGTTCGGCAACAGCGTCGTCCCGGTCTCCCGCGAGGCGCTCACCGCCGCCGCGGACCGCGGCGACACGACCGTCACGGTCGGCATCCGCCCCGAGCACTTCGACATCGTCGAGCACGGCGGCGCCGCCGCGAAGGCCCTCACCAAGGACTCGTCCGACGCCCCGGCCGGCCTCGCCGTCTCGGTCAACGTCGTCGAGGAGCTCGGCGCCGACGGCTTCGTCTACGGCTCCTCCCGCGTCGGCGGTGCGGACAAGGAACTGGTCGTCCGTGTCGGTGGCCGCGCCGTCCCGGAGAAGGGCACCGAGCTGCACGTCGTGCCCCGCCCGGACGAGCTGCACGTCTTCGCGACCTCGACCGGTGAGCGCCTCACCGACTGA
- a CDS encoding aminoglycoside phosphotransferase family protein: protein MIDIPDELIVTQSTYRGAAGREFIAALPGLAGRFLDEWGLRLDGAAMYGMCALVLPVVREADGRPAALKLQALDEETAGEPVALRVWGAAGAGVVGLLDHDAETGTMLLERLDERRPLSAMDDEREAVRVLAELLAGLTAVPAPAGLRGLGDVAGWLLGAAPGEIETLPDERERRLLGDCAAALREVAREPGDRLLHWDLHYDNILAGRAEEGRAGEWIALDPKPLAGDPGFELFPALDNLFDAHEVRWRFDLMTEVLGLDRERARAWTLGRVLQQSVWAIEDERLPSPDHLEIARQLLGRG from the coding sequence GTGATCGACATTCCGGATGAGCTGATCGTCACTCAGTCCACGTACCGGGGAGCGGCCGGGCGGGAGTTCATCGCCGCGCTGCCGGGGCTGGCCGGCCGGTTCCTGGACGAGTGGGGGCTGCGGCTGGACGGGGCCGCGATGTACGGGATGTGCGCGCTGGTGCTGCCGGTGGTGCGGGAGGCGGACGGGCGTCCCGCGGCGCTGAAGCTCCAGGCGCTGGACGAGGAGACGGCCGGGGAGCCGGTGGCGCTGCGGGTGTGGGGCGCCGCGGGGGCCGGGGTGGTGGGGCTGCTGGACCATGACGCGGAGACCGGCACCATGCTGCTCGAACGGCTGGACGAGCGGCGCCCGTTGTCGGCCATGGACGACGAGCGCGAGGCGGTGCGGGTGCTCGCGGAGCTGCTGGCCGGGCTGACGGCCGTGCCCGCTCCGGCGGGGCTGCGTGGTCTGGGCGACGTGGCAGGCTGGCTGCTGGGCGCGGCGCCCGGAGAGATCGAGACGCTGCCCGACGAGAGGGAGCGGCGGCTGCTGGGGGACTGCGCGGCGGCGCTGCGGGAGGTCGCGCGCGAGCCGGGGGACCGGCTGCTGCACTGGGACCTGCACTACGACAACATCCTCGCCGGGCGCGCCGAGGAGGGACGGGCGGGGGAGTGGATCGCCCTGGACCCGAAGCCGCTGGCCGGGGACCCGGGGTTCGAGCTGTTTCCGGCGCTGGACAACCTCTTCGACGCGCACGAGGTGCGGTGGCGGTTCGACCTGATGACGGAGGTACTGGGGCTCGACCGTGAGCGGGCGCGGGCCTGGACGCTCGGGCGGGTCCTGCAGCAGTCGGTGTGGGCGATCGAGGACGAGCGGCTGCCGTCCCCCGACCATCTGGAGATCGCCCGGCAGCTGCTGGGGCGCGGGTAA